In Juglans regia cultivar Chandler chromosome 13, Walnut 2.0, whole genome shotgun sequence, the following proteins share a genomic window:
- the LOC108985066 gene encoding transcription factor TRY-like isoform X2 produces MDRRRRKRANISSTFESEEVSSIEWEVIHMTEQEEDLFYRMYRLVGERWDLIAGRIPGRKPEEIERFWIMRHWEGVAAGRRKLHKKESPRSVFSL; encoded by the exons ATGGACCGACGTCGCCGGAAACGAGCTAATATCTCCAGTACTTTTGAGTCTGAAG AGGTTAGTAGCATTGAATGGGAGGTTATACACATGACTGAACAAGAAGAGGATCTCTTCTATAGAATGTATAGACTTGTTGGAGAAAG GTGGGATTTAATAGCTGGCCGGATTCCAGGCCGAAAACCTGAAGAAATAGAGAGATTTTGGATAATGAGACATTGGGAAGGGGTAGCAGCTGGTCGAAGAAAATTGCACAAGAAAGAGAGTCCCAGATCAGTGTTTTCactttga
- the LOC118344254 gene encoding uncharacterized protein LOC118344254, translated as MEKSQSLTSPPYFDGNNYAYWKVRMRAFLKSVDERVWVSITKGLREPVTIIEGVQTPKSVDNYSRDEINECGWNSKGLNAIFMAVSQEEFKRISMCGNCKEAWDILEVTHEGTKVVKNSKLQMLTTSFEELRMKDDETFDAFYAKLNDVVNSRFNLGDRIPENRIVRKVLRSFPQRFRPKVTAIEESKDLDSMRIEELVGSLQTYEHTLPVDKKHKSIALNTIREESNESFDESAMSDREIAFYAKKFRKMFVARNNKNQRPEKKKFERYNRGSSSGNKERSTEKYTKANKDKIQSKVQCHECHGFGHIRLECANYKKAKERAKIASLSESESESSESSDNSTPKGNLNYMAFTASVSSKSQCSESVSDDGSISGNESGYEDQLQEVYEKLYKECVKLRKRNKAHIEEIDFSKRENEGLQGKLNEAIGLTDQLKMRNVSLEEELKNQESEMILLKDKLKSVSTGKEKLDEILRSGKPPGDRSGLGYDTEKSDTATTSKVSYKNEKKTVFVRESVAKGNANPSNKGKKSSHVKMGVQSHDKSRVRNTSPVCHHCGKTGHVIGDCFRLKRCTMYDHHTRSQSRSVYSPKMDRNPRTAPKYVSSFRGQREHKKNYVCHNCGKAGHIRPNCYELRRNPMRDGNSESRRGHLNLWSQVRALTRQNEMLNVKIDQLSTSKKDIFPKVRKMWVRTGKMHTCHVAHIALKTRDTYMWYLDSGCSRHMSGDKSLFKTVEEYKCGTVTFGDGGKADIIGRGEIEIPGLPVLREVLFVDGLKANLLSISQMCDNGAEVCFSKDMCIVSDNNGNCMMQGTRTSDNCYGLASKPQYSCNSAKSETTDLWHQRLRHVNHKNLSKIAKKEMVIGLPELGKAETPVCGSCQLGKQVRTAHKNTTAILTERPLELLHIDLMGPSRTESLGGKRYILVMVDDFTRYSWVEFLREKGEAPNVIRTLCKKLQNEQGKAIVRIRSDHGREFENSNLESFCDEEGISQEFSAPITPQQNGVVERKNRVIQEMARVMIHSKSVPTHFWGEAVNTACHIVNRVYPRPNTSKTPYEMWKGKKPNVKYFRVFGSKCYILRDRENLAKFDPKSDEGIFLGYSRNSRAYRSYNLRTQTVMESINVGVNDAPGEELNKEEQTHTPSETGQEDFGTLNQNLETSSSEKVSYQKEPSSRVKLNHPQDNIIGHIDEGMRLRRKVINQLAYSSYISQIEPKRIEEALNDENWLNAMHEEINQFVRNNVWYLVPRPENHNVVGTKWIFKNKSDENGTIVRNKARLVAQGYAQMEGIDFDETFAPVARLESIRILFSIACHMCFKLYQMDVKSAFLNGILQEEVYVEQPKGFNDPKYPNHVYRLKKVLYGLKQAPRAWYERLTSYLEDHNFLRGNVDRTLFIRKVGEDITVAQIYVDDIVFGSSIDALALEFAEEMKNEFEMSMVGELTFFLGLQVKQLDNGLFISQSKYAKELIKKFGLDGKSHARTPMSTSVKLSTDGSGKNVEQSLYRSIIGSLLYLAASRPDIAFSVGVCARFQANPKESHLVAVKRILRYVNETVNYGIWYSRDSNTELAGYSDADWAGNADDRKSTSGGCFYVGTNLVAWMSKKQNSISLSTAEAEYIAAGSCCTQLLWMKQMLCDYGITQASIMSRRVRSHQNPPAPAQAHFRNPRARELYTQNFSTRSLIVERESRQWLALTTGHPTPSVELVKEFYSNIDAIADDGSFEVSLRNIVFRVTPGMVADLLHAPRVANPTYPYTRTSPPSPTVIVQCLIGPFSSWDGKTPILTSRFSPEFLILSRIVLTNLYPTGHQSDVGPDRATLLYALINDVSIDLGSHLCRVMLEAFNSPKLRTGLPLACLITRLALSQTVMLRPNEPRVPLKAPIGRRTMQLSRAHITPHPLDVEHPPASSSQPSTSQPSTSQPSSSQPQGPAAGSVDPSLQQVLEYLARLEARFEARFDHLDAKVDSFQQLVTKRFDDIEERLDEEDGSQSGGDS; from the exons ATGGAGAAGTCTCAATCTCTCACATCGCCACCttattttgatggaaacaacTATGCTTATTGGAAAGTTCGAATGAGAGCTTTCCTAAAATCTGTGGATGAACGAGTATGGGTTTCTATAACAAAGGGATTGAGAGAACCAGTCACTATTATTGAAGGAGTTCAAACCCCCAAAAGTGTGGATAATTATTCTAgggatgaaattaatgaatgtGGTTGGAATAGCAAAGGCCTGAATGCGATTTTCATGGCCGTGTCCCAGGAGGAGTTCAAGCGAATCTCCATGTGTGGGAATTGCAAAGAAGCTTGGGACATTCTTGAGGTCACCCATGAGGGCACCAAGGTTGTGAAGAATTCTAAACTTCAAATGCTGaccacaagttttgaagaactgaGAATGAAGGATGATGAAACATTTGATGCTTTTTATGCCAAATTAAATGATGTCGTCAATTCTCGTTTTAATTTGGGGGACAGAATTCCTGAGAACAGAATTGTGAGAAAAGTTCTCAGATCATTCCCTCAGAGGTTTCGTCCTAAAGTTACTGCCATTGAGGAAAGTAAAGATCTAGACAGTATGAGAATTGAAGAATTGGTAGGCTCTCTGCAAACATATGAACACACTCTTCCCGTGGATAAGAAACACAAGTCCATAGCCCTCAATACCATTAGAGAGGAGTCAAATGAGTCATTCGATGAGTCAGCTATGAGTGACAGAGAAATAGCTTTTtatgctaagaagttcaggaaaATGTTTGTGGCTAGAAACAATAAGAACCAGAGGccagagaagaaaaagtttgagagataTAATAGAGGCTCAAGTTCAGGGAACAAGGAGAGAAGCACTGAGAAGTACACTAAAGCTAATAAAGACAAGATACAATCAAAGGTGCAGTGTCATGAATGCCATGGATTTGGACACATTCGTCTGGAAtgtgcaaattacaaaaaggcaaaagaaagagCTAAGATTGCATCTCTAAGTGAGAGTGAGTCAGAGTCGAGTGAATCATCAGATAACTCTACGCCAAAAGGAAATCTTAACTACATGGCATTCACTGCCTCTGTTAGCAGCAAAAGTCAATGTAGTGAATCAGTGTCTGATGATGGGAGCATATCTGGAAATGAATCTGGGTATGAAGATCAGTTGCAAGAAGTCTACGAGAAGCTGTATAAGGAATGTGTTAAATTGAGAAAACGCAACAAAGCGCACATTGAGGAGATAGACTTCAGCAAACGAGAAAATGAAGGGCTTCAAGGCAAATTAAATGAAGCCATTGGTCTAACTGATCAGCTGAAAATGAGGAATGTATCTCTAGAAGAGGaattaaaaaatcaagaaaGTGAGATGATTCTGTTGAAGGATAAACTGAAATCCGTGTCCACTGGGAAAGAAAAGCTGGATGAAATCCTGAGGTCAGGAAAGCCTCCTGGTGATAGGAGTGGACTAGGATATGATACAGAGAAATCTGATACAGCTACTACATCAAAAGTCTCCTataagaatgagaagaaaactGTGTTTGTTCGTGAGTCTGTTGCAAAAGGGAATGCTAACCCATCTAACAAGGGTAAGAAATCCTCTCATGTAAAAATGGGTGTTCAGTCTCATGATAAATCAAGAGTTCGAAATACAAGCCCTGTGTGTCACCACTGTGGTAAGACTGGTCATGTTATAGGAGACTGTTTTAGATTGAAGAGATGCACCATGTATGATCATCATACACGCTCTCAAAGTAGAAGTGTGTACTCaccaaaaatggatagaaaTCCCAGAACTGCTCCTAAGTATGTCTCATCTTTCAGGGGACAAAGAGAACACAAAAAGAATTACGTGTGCCATAATTGTGGTAAGGCTGGTCACATTCGACCAAATTGTTATGAGCTTAGGAGGAATCCTATGAGAGATGGAAATAGTGAATCGAGAAGAGGACATTTAAATCTTTGGAGTCAAGTCAGGGCCCTAACTAGACAAAATGAGATGCTAAATGTCAAGATAGACCAACTTTCAACTAGCAAAAAGGACATCTTTCCCAAAGTTAGAAAAATGTGGGTCAGAACTGGAAAAATGCACACGTGCCATGTGGCACACATTGCTCTAAAGACCAGAGACACCTACATGTGGTATCTTGATAGCGGGTGTTCTCGCCACATGTCGGGTGataaaagtctatttaaaaCAGTTGAGGAGTACAAGTGTGGAACAGTAACATTTGGAGATGGGGGAAAAGCTGATATAATAGGAAGGGGTGAAATTGAAATACCTGGACTACCCGTCTTGAGAGAAGTCCTATTTGTTGATGGATTAAAAGCAAATCTCCTAAGTATAAGCCAAATGTGTGACAATGGTGCAGAAGTCtgtttttcaaaagatatgtGTATTGTTTCAGATAATAATGGAAATTGCATGATGCAGGGAACAAGGACATCTGATAATTGTTATGGCCTTGCCTCTAAACCTCAGTATAGTTGCAATAGTGCTAAGAGTGAAACTACTGACCTCTGGCATCAAAGACTTAGACATGTGAATCACAAAAATCTGTCTAAAATTGCCAAGAAAGAGATGGTGATAGGATTGCCTGAGCTGGGTAAAGCAGAGACTCCTGTTTGTGGGTCATGTCAGTTGGGAAAACAAGTTAGAACAGCTCACAAGAACACAACGGCTATCCTGACCGAACGACCATTAGAGTTGCTGCACATTGATCTTATGGGACCCTCTAGAACTGAGAGCTTGGGGGGAAAGAGATACATACTGGTAATGGTAGATGATTTCACCAGATACTCTTGGGTAGAATTTCTGAGAGAAAAAGGTGAAGCTCCTAATGTGATTAGAACTTTGTGCAAGAAACTTCAGAATGAGCAAGGGAAAGCAATAGTCAGAATTAGGAGTGATCatggaagagagtttgaaaacTCAAATCTTGAGAGTTTCTGTGATGAAGAAGGTATCAGTCAAGAATTTTCTGCCCCTAtcactcctcaacaaaatggagtggtcgaaagaaaaaacagagttaTTCAAGAAATGGCACGGGTCATGATTCACAGCAAAAGTGTACCTACTCACTTCTGGGGAGAAGCTGTGAACACAGCATGTCATATTGTGAATAGAGTCTATCCACGACCAAACACTTCCAAAACACCATATGAGATGTGGAAAGGAAAGAAACCTAATGTGAAATACTTCCGGGTGTTTGGAAGTAAATGCTACATTTTGAGAGATAGGGAAAACTTAGCTAAGTTTGACCCTAAGAGTGATGAGGGAATTTTTCTTGGATATTCCAGAAACAGTCGTGCTTATAGGAGTTACAATCTACGCACCCAAACCGTCATGGAATCCATAAATGTGGGGGTGAATGATGCTCCTGGAGAGGAGTTAAACAAGGAAGAGCAAACCCACACACCGAGTGAAACTGGACAAGAAGATTTTGGTACACTGAATCAGAACTTAGAGACCTCTTCAAGTGAAAAAGTGAGTTACCAAAAGGAGCCATCTTCAAGAGTAAAGTTAAATCATCCTcaggataacatcataggacaCATAGATGAAGGAATGAGGCTGAGGAGGAAAGTGATAAATCAATTGGCTTACTCAAGCTACATCTCACAAATTGAACCAAAGAGAATCGAAGAAGCCTTAAATGATGAGAATTGGTTGAATGCTATGCATGAAGAAATAAACCAATTTGTGAGGAATAATGTGTGGTACTTGGTGCCAAGACCAGAGAATCACAATGTCGTGGGTACTAAGTGGATATTTAAGAATAAGTCGGATGAGAATGGTACAATAGTGAGAAATAAAGCAAGATTGGTTGCTCAAGGGTATGCACAAATGGAAGGAATAGACTTTGACGAGACCTTTGCACCAGTTGCTAGACTTGAATCTATTCGGATATTATTCAGCATTGCATGCCACATGTGTTTTAAGCtgtatcaaatggatgtcaagagTGCATTTCTGAATGGGATCCTCCAAGAAGAAGTGTACGTCGAACAACCGAAAGGTTTTAATGATCCAAAATACCCTAATCATGTCTATAGGTTGAAGAAAGtcttatatggtttgaaacaagctcctagaGCTTGGTATGAGAGGCTTACTTCATATCTTGAAGATCACAATTTTCTGAGAGGAAATGTTGACAGAACACTGTTTATCAGAAAAGTTGGAGAAGACATAACAGTTGCTCAAatctatgtggatgacattgtaTTTGGATCATCGATTGACGCCTTGGCTCTTGAGTTTgctgaagaaatgaaaaatgaatttgaaatgagcatGGTGGGTGAACTAACCTTTTTCTTAGGACTCCAAGTGAAACAGTTAGATAATGGGTTGTTCATATCTCAATCCAAATATGCAAAGGaattaatcaaaaaatttgGATTAGATGGGAAAAGCCATGCCAGAACCCCCATGAGCACGAGTGTTAAGCTTAGTACTGATGGGTCAGGCAAGAATGTTGAGCAATCCTTGTATAGGAGCATAATTGGGAGTCTACTGTATCTCGCTGCAAGTAGACCAGACATTGCTTTTAGTGTTGGGGTCTGTGCTAGATTTCAAGCCAATCCTAAGGAATCACATTTAGTAGCTGTCAAACGCATACTTCGCTATGTAAATGAGACAGTCAATTATGGGATCTGGTATTCTAGAGACTCTAATACTGAGCTTGCAGGCTATTCCGATGCTGACTGGGCAGGTAATGCAGATGATAGGAAAAGTACTTCTGGTGGGTGTTTCTATGTCGGCACAAACCTTGTTGCCTGGATGAGCAAGAAGCAAAACTCCATATCGCTATCCACGGCTGAGGCTGAATATATTGCTGCAGGCAGCTGTTGCACGCAATTGTTGTGGATGAAGCAAATGTTGTGTGACTATGGCATTACTCAAG CTTCAATCATGTCTCGAAGGGTTCGTTCACACCAAAATCCTCCAGCCCCCGCTCAAGCACATTTTCGCAATCCTCGTGCAAGAGAACTCTACACTCAAAATTTTTCCACCCGTTCTCTTATTGTTGAGCGGGAA TCTCGCCAGTGGCTCGCCTTGACCACTGGTCATCCCACTCCTTCTGTGGAGTTGGTTAAGGAGTTCTACTCCAATATTGATGCCATCGCTGATGATGGCTCTTTTGAAGTCAGTCTCCGGAACATTGTTTTCCGGGTGACTCCGGGCATGGTTGCGGACTTGCTACATGCCCCGCGAGTGGCAAACCCCACTTATCCATATACACGGACTTCTCCTCCAAGTCCGACTGTCATTGTTCAATGTTTAATCGGTCCTTTTTCGAGTTGGGATGGTAAGACACCCATTCTCACCTCTCGTTTTTCACCCGAGTTTCTCATTCTCAGTAGGATAGTCCTTACAAACCTTTATCCTACTGGTCATCAGAGTGATGTCGGTCCTGACCGCGCCACTCTTTTGTATGCATTGATAAATGATGTCTCCATTGATCTGGGGAGTCATCTGTGTCGGGTCATGCTTGAGGCGTTTAATTCTCCGAAATTACGGACTGGCTTGCCTCTCGCCTGCCTCATTACTAGGTTAGCCCTCTCTCAGACTGTTATGCTTCGTCCTAATGAGCCTAGAGTTCCTCTTAAGGCTCCCATTGGGCGTAGGACCATGCAGTTGAGTCGTGCTCACATTACCCCTCACCCACTGGATGTTGAGCATCCTCCTGCATCTTCCTCTCAGCCATCCACATCTCAGCCTTCCACTTCTCAGCCATCTAGTTCACAGCCTCAGGGCCCGGCAGCGGGATCAGTCGATCCCAGCCTTCAGCAGGTTCTTGAGTACCTTGCCCGGCTTGAAGCTCGGTTTGAAGCCCGATTTGATCATCTTGATGCCAAAGTTGACAGCTTTCAGCAGCTTGTGACTAAACGCTTCGACGATATTGAGGAGCGGCTTGATGAAGAAGATGGCAGTCAATCTGGTGGGGACAGTTGA
- the LOC108985066 gene encoding transcription factor TRY-like isoform X1: MQLKPTSQRAYTYLQTLSRTYVPLSEKKPYMDRRRRKRANISSTFESEEVSSIEWEVIHMTEQEEDLFYRMYRLVGERWDLIAGRIPGRKPEEIERFWIMRHWEGVAAGRRKLHKKESPRSVFSL; the protein is encoded by the exons atGCAGCTCAAGCCTACGAGTCAACGAGCATACACATATCTTCAAA CTCtctcacgtacgtacgtacctctCTCTGAAAAGAAGCCATATATGGACCGACGTCGCCGGAAACGAGCTAATATCTCCAGTACTTTTGAGTCTGAAG AGGTTAGTAGCATTGAATGGGAGGTTATACACATGACTGAACAAGAAGAGGATCTCTTCTATAGAATGTATAGACTTGTTGGAGAAAG GTGGGATTTAATAGCTGGCCGGATTCCAGGCCGAAAACCTGAAGAAATAGAGAGATTTTGGATAATGAGACATTGGGAAGGGGTAGCAGCTGGTCGAAGAAAATTGCACAAGAAAGAGAGTCCCAGATCAGTGTTTTCactttga